Within the Fusarium keratoplasticum isolate Fu6.1 chromosome 1, whole genome shotgun sequence genome, the region GATTTCCGAGTCGATGCTGGACAGCTGTTAGAGCTTGCTGCTGGAGTGAGGGGTAGAGCTGAGACGTACGTAACAGTTCCCTTGTAGGTCCAGTTGGTGAACTCGAGGTCCCTCAGGGAGAGGTTGTagtgcttgggcttgacATTGTCGGGGAGAACATCGCGGTCGGTCATTTTCACGTTACGGTTGAGTCTGGCGTGGCCAGAGCAGAAGCGGTTGGGGATctgagagagaagagagcttGACGCGAAGACAAGTTAGCAGCTGTAGCTCCAGAGCTATCCAGGCTGGGCTGAGAAGGATGAATCCAAGATTCTGGAGAAAAGAGGCCCCTTGGGAGAAACAGGAAAGGGGAGAATTGAGGAGTAAGAGATAAGATTTTATGTCGATGAGAAAGGGTGACGTGATAAGAAGGAGCTAAGGTGAGGCGGGAGGtggagggaagggaaggtGCCACGGGCAACAGCGTGATGCGGCAGGGACGGCCCACCCCACCGCGGGGTCGCCCAGCTGTGGTGAGGGGCACCGACGACTCCTGCAGCTGCGGGCGGGCGCTGAAACGTACCTCCGGGCGCCGATCGGCATCGCCCGAGCATTTTCACGGCGGTTTCGGAAGTCCTTGACGGattggctgctgctgcttgcaACCGACGCCAATGCTCGCGAATTACCGGTGTTCCAGATGGAATTGAAGGCTGAAGAAAAAGGGGACAGTACGCCCGTGTGACCCGCCGTCTGCCGTGTAAAGGCCGGTGATAGTGGGCTGCTCCACAGGGCCTGTCGTTGAGCCAGCTGTCGCAAAAGGCCCTTGGACGACGACATTGTGGCCGCACTGTCGTCGCAAATTGGGCAGGTCGGGGTTCACTCTTGATGAGAGAAGGGGGGGTCTTCGGTGATGAAAATCCTTCCTTGTCGTGTTCGCCGTGCTCTTAGTCACTGGGGGACCCCCATTGATGGCACTTTTGTAGTTGCCCGTCCCGTATCGTTCGAAATGTCGCGGGCGTTGGAAATTTTCGGGTCAACGTGAGGTCCCAAGAGCCGCGTTGCCGGCGACAAGCGAGACGGTGGGGTCCGTGTGCATTGTGTCATGACTGCGCTATTACACTGTGCATCATGGGACGATAAAGAGCAGATGGGTCTAGGATTAAGACAGGATGGATATGGCGTAGTGCGTTTCATTAGCAACCGTTAGAAACGGAATGAGGTTCCCTCAGCTATGAGAGGGCACTACGTTGCAGGAGCTCACTTATAACCTTGTCCATCCATGGGGCAGCAAGACATCACATCCACCTCAACTATTCACTGAGCCATAAACACGTCCAGGGAGAGTGAAATAATCCAATTCGCTGCTCATTCATTCATCACTTCATATCAAGAGTATCCTAACTTCTTGGATAAGTACGCCGACATATCCGCAAGTCCCAATCATGTCTCAAACCCGCAACACGCCAACATTGCTCGCAATCCAATTGTACGAGGTTTGCCTAAAATCATCGTTCAAGATGTCATTTCCATTCGCAGACTTGAACCAcatgagcttcttgctctccttcCACTCGGGCCAATTGGCATACTTTGTAACGCCAACATTAGGATCAAGGTTGTACAAAAAGTTGTAGTAGTACGTCCGGATGCTCCTCATGGCGTTGTTGGGCAGGATGCCAAAGAAGACCTGGATAAGATCCGAGCCGTGCAAAGTGCCCAAAACGGGGGTTCCGTAGTCGTAGCTTGCCAAGTAAGACCACGCAGGGACATCTGGGTTGGTATCCGTGGCGGTCTGAAGAAAGAGTCGGCGAGTCAGCGTGAAGACGAGAtcgccaaagatggcagcaCGTCGCTTAAAGCCTGGGAAGATCTCGTTGAGGATGCCGGTACGGAAGGGGCTGCCTGCAGTGATGGAGCTTGAATACGAGTTGACGAGGTTGGTCAGTTGCGTCTTGCTGGCGGCGGAAAAGTAGAACTCTTTCAGGTAAtcgacaagcttctccgTCGTGGTCAGGTTCGGCTGGAAAAGAGCAAATAGAGTACCCTCATCCTCTTGGTTGCCGTTGATCATAGGAACCGCATGGTAACGCCCCGCCGCGATGAGTGCTTCGGGACTTTCGGGAAGCACGTGTCCAtctggacgaggaagatAGGAGAGGGCCAGCGAGTTGTACGAGAGGAGTCCCGGCACGGAGTTGGCGGCGTCCAAAAACTTATCATAGGGGAGACCTCGAAGACAGTCGAGGCTGTTGGAGGCACTGGAGCAGCCAGCATTCTGTACAACAGTATCGAAAATCTCCTGAGCCTTGGGGCTGTCCACTGGCTCTGCCGGAACGACACTGCCCGAGTTCATGATGGCGCCACGGAAAAGGGGCTTGCCCTTGTagtcagcatcaccaccgaACAGAGTCATCTGATCAAGTACAGAAATTGCTCCAGCAGACTCTCCCCAGATGGTAACCTTGTCAGGGTCACCTCCAAAGGCCGCAATGTTATCTGCAACCCATTCAAGTCCCATGCGCTGATCTAGCAAGCCTAGGTTGGTGCTGCCTTCATTGGCAAGCTCGGCACCGGGCATGAAGCCAAATCCGGCAACACGGTAGTTGACAGCAACGAAAATAAAGGGTTGCTTCTGGTCAATGCCAGTACCCAGAAGGCTAGTGCCATCATACATGGCACTGGAGCCGAGCTCAAAGCCGCCGCCAAAAATCCAAAATAGAACGGGCAGCTTGTCCCCGGCCTTGGTGCCCACAGGCCGTTGAACAGTCATGGTGAGACAATCCTCTTGTCCGGTAACGACCTGGAGGAAGGGGATGCTCAGAAAGTCGGAGAGGAACTTTGAGATGACATCCTCAGCTCCAGTAGAGATAAACATCTGAGGGCATGATGGGCCAACAAGACCGGAGGCATCAAAATTGCCCAGGGGCTTTGACAACCTCTTCGGGGGTTTGAGACGGAGAGAGCCAGTAGGGGGGTCCGCAAATGGGATGCCCCTGAAAGACTCAACCTTGCCCAAGCTGGAGCCGATGACGGTACCGGAAGGAACAGCAACGGTGACCTTGGCGGCACGTTCCTCTAGAGTGGCAGGAGTAGCAGGCTGAGGAACGGGATGAGGAACAGGCAAAGCAGCTGGAGCGGCCAAGCTGCCGGCGATGAGGCCGAAACCGAAGAGGCTATGAAACTTCATCCTGATGGTTGAAGCTTGGGAGGTAATCCAAAGCTCAAGGCTTGGGATGAGCACAATAGGCAGTAAAAGATAGACCGGTCACGGCACTACTTGATGGAGCAGCCGCGAGGACAAGTCAGAATGAGTCTGCTGACAGGCAAGAGGTCGATGAAGCGACGATGCTTTCCGGTAGCTCAGAGGCCCTGTGGAACAACCCGAGGGAGGGAATCGAGCTCAATTTGAACTCGTCAACGACTGTACCTGGATAGTCCAATTCTCCCCAGCCTTCACCTGAAAATCGTCTTTCGTATTGCTCCACCACATCTTGAAGCTTCAACCCTGGACAACCTCAACTCCCACCGCCATATCGTCCAACTTTCACGGAGCGTCTCCGCAGCTCAATTGTCGAATCAGGAAGCCATTACCGCGGCCGCGCGAGGCCATCACAACTTAGGACGGGGCATCGAGTCCAAAACGAGGTCCAAGGCCGATGAGATGCCGTTGAGTCCCCGCTTCCCCACGGGGTAGATCGGGGTTGGGCGCCGAGCGGGAGAGCACATGAAAGTAAAGAGCAGCTGCCAGACAGCTTTTTAACTTTCAAGTTGACAATCGGCCGAGGCACGAGCTCTAAAGAGCTCAATCCTTTGGGAGCTGATGCATGTACGGGCAGGCATCTTGGGCACGTGGAGAGCTGAGTTGGTGAGGTCGACGGGAACTCGTGGAGGGTGGGTGAAGCCCGTCACTCGACGAGCGATTGCGGAGGACCGATGATCACCTGGACGGCGCGCGGCAATGTGATTTGGTTGGTGGAGGGTCAAGAGGGTTCCATTGGAAAAGGTTGGTGGGAGGGATGAAGTTGGAAGAGAATTGGAAGGGTTGGACGGAGGGAGTGGGCACCTGCCGACCAGGACCCCGGCCCCTGGTTCAGGCCGTCCCTTCCCCAACCCACCACCGGCTCCGGAGACCCACACCAGCAGCCGAAAGGCGGGGTGATGGGAAGCTCAACTGACCTCCGGGCATCCACAGCAATCTTATGAGAAATGGTATTACTATGATTAAAGCTTTGGAGCGGATGAAATAGCTCATGAGATATACTTGTGGTGGAAAAAAAATCAGAATCTCTGAGAAGATCTTGTTTCATGGAAACATTGTTATAAGCCGTCAAACTCGACAACCCTTGTCCCGAACCAACCGAGCGGTAGCGGAAAAGAACCTTGTCCTTCAATGTCAGGTAAAAATAACGCAAGTTGCACTCGTAGAACCGATACGTAGAGTTGCCTCAGCCTTACCTACAGCGCAGCATTCGGTAGTATTGGGTCTGtgccatcctctctcttccctgGACAGGAATGAAAGCGAAAGCGAAATCCGATTATCTCCTTTCGATCTgcccatcaacaacacaaAAGAGGCAACAGTCGCGACTGTCACCGCATTAAACATCACGATCGACACTCTTCATTCCCCGCAGCGCTAACCTCTTTCCCCATCACAGCGACGCGGAAGTCGACTCATTCCGCCAGTCCGATGACATCCTTGGCCGGAAACCACTTCATCACCTGCAGAGAAAGTCAAGAGGGTGTGGATATGGCGCCATGAAGCTGCCGATGCTTACATAGTACATCGGGGACTCGCAAGAAATCTCCGCAGAGTAAGAAAGAATGGGTGTGATGAGGGAGCATCCCGAGGTTGAGTGGAACTGCTCAAGAAGAATAAACACGTGGATGTCAATCGAATAGACAGTCTAGTTATACACGGAGAGCTGTCAAAACGGTCCAAAGGAGTTAGTTGTGATGGATATCACAACGCTTTGCCGAGTCGAGAAGCGGGGATGGGACTATTGAACATCTACTAACATGGGTGCGGAGGACAGAAAGTGATTTGTTGCGCCCTTTTACTCTTGGCTTCTCAATATCAAGTTAGGTCAACGGAATCGGAGTCACACCGAAGGACCGAGGGAGCGGGCACACAAGGTGTTGATGTCAATATGTTCGTGAATTCATCGTAAAGTCCTTgaccatccatctccataaAGGGTTGCAAAAAACATTGACAGAGAAGCATAATATCTACATGCCTTGAACATTCCATACCATCCGTCCATCCCTGGACCAGTTCGTTCCGTGATCGTGTAATAACCATGTCATAACCCAACCTGTAATCAATGGTGCCGCTCGTAACCTAATGACCGCCTTCTCCTCACGCCGTTGCCGACCGATGCAAGTGCCTGTGAGGCATAGTCTTGTTGTAAAGCAAACCGTTTCGCCCGATGCATAGTGTACCGCCCATGCCCCATATTCCCGTTAAACCCAACCGAGGATGATTAATCTCTCGCCGTGTTGTTGTCAAAGCCTGATCTTACATGACCACTCCCACTGGTGTGCCCTCGCTCAGACAGCGCTTCTTTGAAACCAAGTTTGGTTCGTCGTCAGAATCATCCTCGAAGCTGCTGTTAATGACTTCTGAGAGGGCTTCCCGCTTGCGCTTGCCGCCAGATTGCTTCTCTGGATCTTTCTCCCAAGTCTCTATCTCGTCTGGATTGAAAGCACCGACAACATCTTGGCCCAAAGCCTTGCCAAGTCTTTCTCGTAGGCCTAGAATCGGCCAAATAGGAACCCGTGTGTACTCGATCTTGATCCCTGTaacctcggcatcatcatcatcaggcGGTGCCTTGAATGGATCGTGGAACTTTTCCAAAAAGTCCTTTGTCACGTAGCCCGTGTAAACGATAAACTCCGCAGTGTCCGTGTCATGGGTGAGAATTCGCAACTTGAGATCTCGGAAGTTGGGGCAGGGCGGGATGCCTTGCCCAGGAGACAGTCGCGAGTCTCTCCTGCCAGTCATAGGGGGGCTAGGGTAGAAGTACTTTTGCGCcatgccgaggaagatgcCCACGAAATGCGCGTCATGATCGGAGTTCGACGGAACGAGAAAGCGAGCCCTCAGTTGCTGCAGACGGTACACAGGCTCGTTCCATGATCTTCCGGGACCTGATGCGACGCGAAAAAGGTTGCTCCGGACCGACGCGAGTTGGCTCTTGCCGATATAGCAGATCATCGGTAGATTGGCCGAACTGTGGGTTGGACTAGACTGTGTCGAGATATTGAAAGATTCGGCAGGTCGCGTCGATACTGATTTAAAAGAAGAGTATGATGACTTGTACTCCTCAGAGGGAAAATTCCACATCATCTGTGCGCGCACAGCATCCCGGTAGACACGACCGCCAAAGCAAAGGTGCAGTTCGGGTAGATAATGCGGCTTGCTGAAGGCCTCAGGCCACAAAGTCATCAAAACTGTTTTGACCGCGTTTGAGGAGAGGATAGGATGCATCGAGTCGGGTAGAAGGATCTGCGTGAGCGCGTTGCTGAgcgtgatgatggtgttggatGGGCTCAGATGCCCTCGCGAGGGTGGCGTCCCGGGGGACACGACAGGCTGAGGCGTATCGCATGGAGGCAGTTCCTCCCATCGTGCGCCGAGGAGTCGCGCATGTTGATCAGTCCAGCAGATGGGGCGCACAAA harbors:
- a CDS encoding Carboxylic ester hydrolase — translated: MKFHSLFGFGLIAGSLAAPAALPVPHPVPQPATPATLEERAAKVTVAVPSGTVIGSSLGKVESFRGIPFADPPTGSLRLKPPKRLSKPLGNFDASGLVGPSCPQMFISTGAEDVISKFLSDFLSIPFLQVVTGQEDCLTMTVQRPVGTKAGDKLPVLFWIFGGGFELGSSAMYDGTSLLGTGIDQKQPFIFVAVNYRVAGFGFMPGAELANEGSTNLGLLDQRMGLEWVADNIAAFGGDPDKVTIWGESAGAISVLDQMTLFGGDADYKGKPLFRGAIMNSGSVVPAEPVDSPKAQEIFDTVVQNAGCSSASNSLDCLRGLPYDKFLDAANSVPGLLSYNSLALSYLPRPDGHVLPESPEALIAAGRYHAVPMINGNQEDEGTLFALFQPNLTTTEKLVDYLKEFYFSAASKTQLTNLVNSYSSSITAGSPFRTGILNEIFPGFKRRAAIFGDLVFTLTRRLFLQTATDTNPDVPAWSYLASYDYGTPVLGTLHGSDLIQVFFGILPNNAMRSIRTYYYNFLYNLDPNVGVTKYANWPEWKESKKLMWFKSANGNDILNDDFRQTSYNWIASNVGVLRV